gggttctttttatttatttttatttttttaagtaaggtGAAGTCTTTCCTTGGCAACTGTGCTTGTACATTTGGATAAACCTGtattccccccccgccccccttctccTACATGCAAGTAATCCTGTGTCAGACACTAATTCCAGGCTTCAGGGAGTATCTGCCCAGATAGCACTCTTTCGGACAGACAACTTAACTGTCTGCAGTGAGCGATTTTACTTCGAGCCAAATTGGGGGTCTTTTTCTGCAGAGACGTCAAAATGTCCGGTTGGAGAACTGACTGGGGAAGACATTTGTTTCAAAAGACGTAAACGTTGCCTTTAATCAGCCAAATGGTCTTTTTCACCAACAGAAGAGTGAACCCGGGCCGTTTCCACTCCTGCGGGGATAACCATGGCATCAGACCGCCGAACCCCGAGCAGTATCTCACCCCGCTACAGCAGAAGGAAGTGGCCATCAGACACCTGAAGACCAAACTGTTGGAGTCTGAGAACACAGTCCGGGACAGGTCAGTTCAGATTTAGCAGCACAgaagattatttattattaattttctTTCCTGTCTACATACAGCAAGTTACTAGTACACCATACGATACTTTTTCCTGATACATTGTATGAAACATTCTTTGTAcgtaaaacattattttgtaaaCTGAATTGCTTTCCCTCAGTTAGATGAAACGGTCAATAACTTCACTAACTTCCAGCTGAATCAAATCTCCAACTCCcggcactttttttctttttttctttttttttaaacatcaaaaTATTTGTTAATTTTCTGTGGACGTTATCTTCCCTCATTAGAGAAACTGAGGTCGGGGAGCTAAAGTCTCAGCTTGGCAGAATGAGGGAAGACTGGATCGAAGAAGAGTGTCACCGGGTGGAGGCTCAGTTGTCTCTCAAAGAGGCTCGCAAAGAGATCAAGCAGCTGCGCCAGGTGGTGGAAACGATGAAGAGCAGCCTGATGGAGAAGGATAAAGGAATACAGAAGTATTTCATCGACATCAACATCCAAAACAGGAAGTTGGAGTCCCTGCTGCAAAGCATGGAGCTGGCCCAGAGCGGCACTAGCCTCCAAGACGACAACACCTTGGACTGCATCTGCGACGGCCCCGGCCCCTGTGGGAAGAAGATGGTCGGGGATGAGGAGGGTGGACTGGAGCTGGGAACCCAGGGGGCGGAGGCGATGGCGGACAGCGGGCTGCTGGCAAACGACGAGATGGCCAACAGAGCGGACATTTTGGAGCAGGTCTTCATGTCCACTGCTGTGGATTTTAGTCAGGACTGCAGCGGCAAGCTGATTGCGGGGACAGCGGAGTCTGTGCCTGGGGAGTCGGCGCTGTCAGAAGAGGGGCGGTTGATTGAGGAATCCATCGCGCCCCCACCGGCTCTACCAAACAACATGGCTTCCATCACCATATCCATGAGCGCACCCTCCCAGCAGgacactgaggacaaaggaatgCAGACAGACATGTTGCCCGTGGGGCCAGACTTGCAGGCCGTGCTCTTCCAGCTGCTCAAGTTCCATGGAGCAACAGGGGGGGAAGCGGCTCTGTCAGCCTGCAGCGGTCTCCCGATCCCGCCAGACTCTCCCTCCGCCAATGCCGCCATCCCCGACTCGAAACCCCACCGACCCAGCATTCTCGCTCCTGATCCCCCGCAGAGCCCCGACGACTCTGCCGATTCCGGCCTGGGCTGCTCGGAACCTGCAGTGAGCCGACGGTTCATGGAAGAGCTGGATTTCAGCGTCGGCGAGGAGGAACCCGGTGTGTCTCCGCGGCTGGATGTGGACGGCAAGCGTTACTGGAGCAACAGCTTCCTGGTGGACCTGGTTGCCGTGGCAGCCCCTGTGCTGCCCACGGTGGCTTGGCTGTACTCGCGGCACGGCGTGGACGGGAGTGCTCCAGTGTACAACATCTCAGCTCTCATCAGGGGCTGTTGCATCGTGGGATTGCACTCTCTCCGTCACGTCACTCGCAGGCCGGATGCGTGAAGGCCTTCACCCCGCATGCACGCGCCTGACCTCTAACTTAAAAGCACTTAAGCATCTGTTTCAGGAGTATTTTGCAAGATCTCTtgcgggtgttttttttctttttgttaaacaCACTTAAGTTTGTCTCTGCACGCACTTTGCACTGTGCTGTTACCATGGATTGAAGCAAAATGGTGACAAGAAAGGCTTTATTTATAAACGGggttatttatgtatttataattGACCTGTAGAAACTGATCATCTGGGTAGATggttttgtgttattgtcgtGTGGTGTCCCTTACCAGTGTTTATAAAAATTAATTTTCTAAAAATTAtagttttggggggggggtgaaagattGAATGTTTCTATTTGATAGGTTTGATATGTCCagtgtggagtttttttttttctttttttttttttttcttcgttcaAAAAGAAACCTTCAGCCAAAGCTTTAATGTGAGTTCACTGCGTTTCGTgaagtgtattttattttccctgCTTGGAGTAGAGCTTTATTTGGCGCAGCCTGTGCATTGTTAGAAATAAAGCAATGCTTAAGAGCAATTGACACTTGTTATGTGCCTGAACTATGTGCAATACTGGTAATTTACATCAAATGTActtgtatatttattattaaagcaTGATAAAATCCTGGCAAAACATTGTGAAATCTTTTTGTGGTGTACCTAataaggggggcgggggggtgactAAATGGGAACAATTGATGAAACTTTGGCTTGTGTAAAAATGCAAGCAAAGATGAGCAGaggaaatgttgttgttttttccccatttgcACAAGATGTTCACATGAAATAATAAAGGGGAAATTACTGCCTCTGTAACTGAGTGCAACCAAGCAGTGTTCTCATGACTGCTCGGCTGATGTAAAAGCTTTCCCGGCCTCTGCAGACTTCCCTTGGGTTGTGCAGTTGACAATGAAGTGCATTAGATCCACTTAACTGGGATCTCTCAGAAGCCGTAAAAATGTCATCTGTGCCTGTTTTATAGCAGTAAAAACTGGGTCAGGGCACATGTTTGCCTAGAAGAACCGTCTGTAATTGCATAACATTTTTACCCATTTTTCCCtggaaatggggaaaaaataaagCTGATTAAGTCCAAAAGAACTTGACGTCTTTGCCAGGATTACTCCATG
This genomic stretch from Gasterosteus aculeatus chromosome 20, fGasAcu3.hap1.1, whole genome shotgun sequence harbors:
- the sybu gene encoding syntabulin isoform X3, whose amino-acid sequence is MGPFQEYEEKKSPEKGSPRSRIPRLVLHPFRPKDKGSPLSDSPFSEEEGKECDISSDHSKRTISTNSFCSGSEQSAHGSPALPERKTKVKRVRVVDERSGETRSAPKHKRELRSAMKARGSEADFSSSGSTGSLKTKESLASVSAGRKAPSRSRRPLPVFRPPGSPAANRGAELYAPYRTPPRAASSTTNSSSCNSSPTSRRVNPGRFHSCGDNHGIRPPNPEQYLTPLQQKEVAIRHLKTKLLESENTVRDRETEVGELKSQLGRMREDWIEEECHRVEAQLSLKEARKEIKQLRQVVETMKSSLMEKDKGIQKYFIDINIQNRKLESLLQSMELAQSGTSLQDDNTLDCICDGPGPCGKKMVGDEEGGLELGTQGAEAMADSGLLANDEMANRADILEQVFMSTAVDFSQDCSGKLIAGTAESVPGESALSEEGRLIEESIAPPPALPNNMASITISMSAPSQQDTEDKGMQTDMLPVGPDLQAVLFQLLKFHGATGGEAALSACSGLPIPPDSPSANAAIPDSKPHRPSILAPDPPQSPDDSADSGLGCSEPAVSRRFMEELDFSVGEEEPGVSPRLDVDGKRYWSNSFLVDLVAVAAPVLPTVAWLYSRHGVDGSAPVYNISALIRGCCIVGLHSLRHVTRRPDA
- the sybu gene encoding syntabulin isoform X5; translated protein: MVLFEGKRCCSGSEADFSSSGSTGSLKTKESLASVSAGRKAPSRSRRPLPVFRPPGSPAANRGAELYAPYRTPPRAASSTTNSSSCNSSPTSRRVNPGRFHSCGDNHGIRPPNPEQYLTPLQQKEVAIRHLKTKLLESENTVRDRETEVGELKSQLGRMREDWIEEECHRVEAQLSLKEARKEIKQLRQVVETMKSSLMEKDKGIQKYFIDINIQNRKLESLLQSMELAQSGTSLQDDNTLDCICDGPGPCGKKMVGDEEGGLELGTQGAEAMADSGLLANDEMANRADILEQVFMSTAVDFSQDCSGKLIAGTAESVPGESALSEEGRLIEESIAPPPALPNNMASITISMSAPSQQDTEDKGMQTDMLPVGPDLQAVLFQLLKFHGATGGEAALSACSGLPIPPDSPSANAAIPDSKPHRPSILAPDPPQSPDDSADSGLGCSEPAVSRRFMEELDFSVGEEEPGVSPRLDVDGKRYWSNSFLVDLVAVAAPVLPTVAWLYSRHGVDGSAPVYNISALIRGCCIVGLHSLRHVTRRPDA
- the sybu gene encoding syntabulin isoform X7; amino-acid sequence: MVLFEGSEADFSSSGSTGSLKTKESLASVSAGRKAPSRSRRPLPVFRPPGSPAANRGAELYAPYRTPPRAASSTTNSSSCNSSPTSRRVNPGRFHSCGDNHGIRPPNPEQYLTPLQQKEVAIRHLKTKLLESENTVRDRETEVGELKSQLGRMREDWIEEECHRVEAQLSLKEARKEIKQLRQVVETMKSSLMEKDKGIQKYFIDINIQNRKLESLLQSMELAQSGTSLQDDNTLDCICDGPGPCGKKMVGDEEGGLELGTQGAEAMADSGLLANDEMANRADILEQVFMSTAVDFSQDCSGKLIAGTAESVPGESALSEEGRLIEESIAPPPALPNNMASITISMSAPSQQDTEDKGMQTDMLPVGPDLQAVLFQLLKFHGATGGEAALSACSGLPIPPDSPSANAAIPDSKPHRPSILAPDPPQSPDDSADSGLGCSEPAVSRRFMEELDFSVGEEEPGVSPRLDVDGKRYWSNSFLVDLVAVAAPVLPTVAWLYSRHGVDGSAPVYNISALIRGCCIVGLHSLRHVTRRPDA
- the sybu gene encoding syntabulin isoform X1, with protein sequence MGPFQEYEEKKSPEKGSPRSRIPRLVLHPFRPKDKGSPLSDSPFSEEEGKECDISSDHSKRTISTNSFCSDDTGCPTSQSVSPSKTPSGSEQSAHGSPALPERKTKVKRVRVVDERSGETRSAPKHKRELRSAMKARGSEADFSSSGSTGSLKTKESLASVSAGRKAPSRSRRPLPVFRPPGSPAANRGAELYAPYRTPPRAASSTTNSSSCNSSPTSRRVNPGRFHSCGDNHGIRPPNPEQYLTPLQQKEVAIRHLKTKLLESENTVRDRETEVGELKSQLGRMREDWIEEECHRVEAQLSLKEARKEIKQLRQVVETMKSSLMEKDKGIQKYFIDINIQNRKLESLLQSMELAQSGTSLQDDNTLDCICDGPGPCGKKMVGDEEGGLELGTQGAEAMADSGLLANDEMANRADILEQVFMSTAVDFSQDCSGKLIAGTAESVPGESALSEEGRLIEESIAPPPALPNNMASITISMSAPSQQDTEDKGMQTDMLPVGPDLQAVLFQLLKFHGATGGEAALSACSGLPIPPDSPSANAAIPDSKPHRPSILAPDPPQSPDDSADSGLGCSEPAVSRRFMEELDFSVGEEEPGVSPRLDVDGKRYWSNSFLVDLVAVAAPVLPTVAWLYSRHGVDGSAPVYNISALIRGCCIVGLHSLRHVTRRPDA
- the sybu gene encoding syntabulin isoform X6 codes for the protein MVLFEGKRCCSGSEADFSSSGSTGSLKTKESLASVSAGRKAPSRSRRPLPVFRPPGSPAANRGAELYAPYRTPPRAASSTTNSSSCNSSPTSRVNPGRFHSCGDNHGIRPPNPEQYLTPLQQKEVAIRHLKTKLLESENTVRDRETEVGELKSQLGRMREDWIEEECHRVEAQLSLKEARKEIKQLRQVVETMKSSLMEKDKGIQKYFIDINIQNRKLESLLQSMELAQSGTSLQDDNTLDCICDGPGPCGKKMVGDEEGGLELGTQGAEAMADSGLLANDEMANRADILEQVFMSTAVDFSQDCSGKLIAGTAESVPGESALSEEGRLIEESIAPPPALPNNMASITISMSAPSQQDTEDKGMQTDMLPVGPDLQAVLFQLLKFHGATGGEAALSACSGLPIPPDSPSANAAIPDSKPHRPSILAPDPPQSPDDSADSGLGCSEPAVSRRFMEELDFSVGEEEPGVSPRLDVDGKRYWSNSFLVDLVAVAAPVLPTVAWLYSRHGVDGSAPVYNISALIRGCCIVGLHSLRHVTRRPDA
- the sybu gene encoding syntabulin isoform X4 encodes the protein MGPFQEYEEKKSPEKGSPRSRIPRLVLHPFRPKDKGSPLSDSPFSEEEGKECDISSDHSKRTISTNSFCSGSEQSAHGSPALPERKTKVKRVRVVDERSGETRSAPKHKRELRSAMKARGSEADFSSSGSTGSLKTKESLASVSAGRKAPSRSRRPLPVFRPPGSPAANRGAELYAPYRTPPRAASSTTNSSSCNSSPTSRVNPGRFHSCGDNHGIRPPNPEQYLTPLQQKEVAIRHLKTKLLESENTVRDRETEVGELKSQLGRMREDWIEEECHRVEAQLSLKEARKEIKQLRQVVETMKSSLMEKDKGIQKYFIDINIQNRKLESLLQSMELAQSGTSLQDDNTLDCICDGPGPCGKKMVGDEEGGLELGTQGAEAMADSGLLANDEMANRADILEQVFMSTAVDFSQDCSGKLIAGTAESVPGESALSEEGRLIEESIAPPPALPNNMASITISMSAPSQQDTEDKGMQTDMLPVGPDLQAVLFQLLKFHGATGGEAALSACSGLPIPPDSPSANAAIPDSKPHRPSILAPDPPQSPDDSADSGLGCSEPAVSRRFMEELDFSVGEEEPGVSPRLDVDGKRYWSNSFLVDLVAVAAPVLPTVAWLYSRHGVDGSAPVYNISALIRGCCIVGLHSLRHVTRRPDA
- the sybu gene encoding syntabulin isoform X2, which encodes MGPFQEYEEKKSPEKGSPRSRIPRLVLHPFRPKDKGSPLSDSPFSEEEGKECDISSDHSKRTISTNSFCSDDTGCPTSQSVSPSKTPSGSEQSAHGSPALPERKTKVKRVRVVDERSGETRSAPKHKRELRSAMKARGSEADFSSSGSTGSLKTKESLASVSAGRKAPSRSRRPLPVFRPPGSPAANRGAELYAPYRTPPRAASSTTNSSSCNSSPTSRVNPGRFHSCGDNHGIRPPNPEQYLTPLQQKEVAIRHLKTKLLESENTVRDRETEVGELKSQLGRMREDWIEEECHRVEAQLSLKEARKEIKQLRQVVETMKSSLMEKDKGIQKYFIDINIQNRKLESLLQSMELAQSGTSLQDDNTLDCICDGPGPCGKKMVGDEEGGLELGTQGAEAMADSGLLANDEMANRADILEQVFMSTAVDFSQDCSGKLIAGTAESVPGESALSEEGRLIEESIAPPPALPNNMASITISMSAPSQQDTEDKGMQTDMLPVGPDLQAVLFQLLKFHGATGGEAALSACSGLPIPPDSPSANAAIPDSKPHRPSILAPDPPQSPDDSADSGLGCSEPAVSRRFMEELDFSVGEEEPGVSPRLDVDGKRYWSNSFLVDLVAVAAPVLPTVAWLYSRHGVDGSAPVYNISALIRGCCIVGLHSLRHVTRRPDA